DNA from Anticarsia gemmatalis isolate Benzon Research Colony breed Stoneville strain chromosome 23, ilAntGemm2 primary, whole genome shotgun sequence:
TTTTCCTTATTAACTTATTCTTTAAGCATTCAAGCAGTTCAACAAActtctaaaatatgtttttaatatatgtttactaattttaaaatattttttttacaaaaaattaatattgaaacacATCTACAAAAATTCTAATTAAGCATAAAACAAAGGAATTCTTTGTCTTACTAATATCAAagatatcaatataataatctaaCGTAACGTTAAAGTAatctatttcaaaaataaattactttaacaaaaaatgaatgcagtttattacatttttcactgaaacCATTTGTTAAGAAAGACGCGTATGAAGTTCATTACTAAAATTCGAGTGTAACGAAGCGtgagaacaaaatatattaattttataaacatctgaaacaattctttatatttattttgaaactttgtaTTGGGTGTTTTTGTAGCACACGACACGGCATATAAATCAAGATATATATCGGTGTCGAACTGACTCTGACatagtatatagtttatttaaactctttgaaatttgaaatacaAATTTCACATTCTCTCTTTCTTTAGCTGATACTGTATCAAAATGATTGCAGTTTATAAAGCAACAGTGATATTAACTACGTTAACCACTTTGCTAATATAAATAAGCCGAAGGAAATCCGACATAATCTCGAAATATATTGTtccaatttgaaaatatttttaaatattgattttataccACTTTCAATTCAGCTATCTACGCAAGCGTTGCAAAAGGATATAAGCGTATCGGCAACACATCGTAACATTTCAAAACCAAACGAAAGTTAATGCCTTCTCCAACGATACAAAGTCTTCGAATAATTACTCAAAACACTCAAAACGTTAACAGTTTCAATATTACAAACTCACTTAAACGTATGCATGTGCAGGTGAAACCTTAACGCATTGTACACGTTGTACAAAGggaattgtaaataaacaacgTTTAGCGTTACTCCGCGCTTGACGATAAACGCTCTTGTATTGTTCCGTTCGTTGACTGTTTAATAGCGCTGTTTTATATATGCTTTTGAAATTCTAGTAGATTTTTTGTAggtgaaacaaaaaaaatcgtttcaaGTAAGTGAAACTATTCGTCATGTTCATGAATCGGACAATAAAGTGCCTAACGTGCTTTTATAACACTATCTAATAgattaatagtttaataaaatagataataagtaggtataagtaAATGTTCCTTTAAAATTGCAACACCCGGAACGGGTAACTGTTgcaactattattatattgcacCAACTTATGTATACAGtttttatgatgcaataaatatatgtctGACGTCTGTGTCTTTGTCTATATCTATGtctaataaaactgtttaacatttattttactaacaagTCCTTTCGTCCTGCCCTAATACTTTGTAAGGGTCTATTTCCGCACTGCGGGAGGAGGAGATATTTTATAGTATGTTACtgtacatttaatttgtttctatttGTCTTTTTACGTGTGTTGCTAATCGGCAGAGTAGATTTATATTTCGCAGTAAAATATCAATAGATTCagatttaagtattaaaaaaatattaaagacgcgtttcaaatgttttttcacTACAAAACTTTTGAATCTAATACAATACCTAGAAAATTGTGGTTTATATGATAAACTTACTATGAAAGCTATCGTGATACAAAGTAGATATTTTGagctatattttttcttattttaatctGTCCGCACTCGTTACAGAGTGAGGACGCAGATAATAATGGACAAGCTGACAGCTAATAAATAGTAGAACCAATAatctaagataaaataatttatatttagtttgatAAAGTTATATGTTTTGAGAAATATATTTCGATTTTCGTTTTGATGCATTGTAAGAATAATatcttcattgttttatttggcTTGGTGCGATATTTAGAATTAGTATTTTATCTGACAACTTGCAGTTTTGTCAGCTTATGTTTTGTCACCTTTAACTTAACGGTTATGTGTGTGTATCTTAAACCGTATTTATTctgtttcatttaaatagaCTCACACAGTTTAGCCGTGCCAGCGTTACAAATAGACAGAAAGACTTTCGCATTGAAAAattttgtacgtgtaataagtATGGACTTTccgttattttttgtataaaaaaactaaagaaaCGTGTTAGACATTGAGACAttgaaaatactaataaatgatTTCGAGGAACCCAAGCTTTTGTTAGCACTCCTAggaaataataaactattgtaGTGTAGTAAATTAAACTACCCACACAGAAGGAAGGTAATATATCTCATTTATCTCGAGTTGTAGACAATTATGAGGTTTTTGTTCCTGTTGAAGAACTTTTTGATGAATTACGCACTTTATTAGCAGCGGTTCTTGAGTTCAATGAACTTTTGagtgttttgttaatttatcttgACGATATATCTCATCACTATTACGTACAATATCTAGGTGACTAGATATAATTCTATGCAACGTAATAcaatatgaaaaaatacaaaacaccgTTTCATCAATATTATAGTCTGGCAATTTAGTAAGAGtgtagattataattaaaaatgctgtGGATATCCAAATTAGAGATCGTGACATGTATCAGACAGACCACCGACCgctgcataagcctgcgagTCACGGaagttctaaattctaaataatgTATAGTATGTATACCTTCGTGAGCTGCGAGaattgcatacaaggctctttactaaggtGTTGGACTGTACATAGGACGCAAGTTGGGtcatattttgctttaaaaatatagcttgttccacttcgcttgcgtaaaGCACTAGAAAATCacaaataacattcaaaatactaaaatagaaCCAAAAtcttagattttataataaaaataattgatgttCTTTATGAATTATAAACTTGCGACAGCCCACGTGCGtgatgtacataaataaatctgaCGAAACATTTCAAATTCAACCAACTCCACTTTAATTAATAGTACTTAAAGCCCTTATACAATACGCTCGTGTGGCCGCTCATTGGCTATTACATTAGGGTCGTTATGACGTCACTCCTACGCACGAGACTCGTAGCACACAAATCGATTCGTAAATAGATCAACGCTAgtaacatgatatttttttttaaaacctttccTTTTACAATGCATAGTACGCTTCGCCTTGCCTAAAAAGTGTGCCGTTTTGATTAAAAACAGTAGTCAACGACGAGCAACATCTAGTCTGGGATTAAAGGAGTCAATGTGTCGAAATCACTGATCCAATTTGGTTACGTTTAAAGGAGCTGAAATTTGCTTTAAAAAGCGTTCACCACGCACACACCGCTATGATTATAAAGACACACATTGCAAAAGACTCGGTATGCACAAGGCATTTCGTACACATCGTTTCtactttatattaacatataCTTCATGGCAAGCAAAATGCCACACATTTGCTATCTATTTCTATATGGGTATGTGTACTGCGATCTAAAGCCACCTACGCATTCCTTTCATACGTGGTTTTGTTTTATCAATGGTGGCGTCCAATGTGGGTGTTTTTCTTTCCTAATTGATTTTTTCTAGGTATTTGATATTAGGTTTATATTAGGCTGTCGTAAGCAGCCTTGATTGAGTATGAGAGTAAGAGTTATTCTCAGAAATTTGGATGAACGAAAGTACGCTTTTATGTAAACCATAAATGGTCTTATTGCAAAGGTCAGGGTTTTGATtagcaaataaattaaatatttattcataattttacgaatatttttatttcttacgatatttattttttgtaatttacagTTTTCAACCTTTAGCGCAATTCCGTCGgtgctgtcgagtatcgaaagtttgacaattagaatgtactgccaaaataattcctacggcgtccgtcagaggcgctgatcagattttcatacaatttttttgttgtcggtagtcgatattatGCTTTGCATATTCaacatgaaaaacatttttttaaggttCTATGAAAAAAAGGGTTACTAATActcactactactactactaaaggGCTactattacttaataaatattttgagttatttttatctACCAAAGTCAAAACTCCGGTCATTTACCCATAAATCTGTCCACAATAATTGAAAAAAGTTTGACGAACtctataattttctattaatttaagtaatgaTAGACCCAGAGCGTTTGAATGTATTTCTTATGTGTCTAGACTGTATCTGTTTTCTtgttatttctaagaaaatatattgaaatacaaTAGATATGTGGGCAATTACACTAATTATAAATGCCGTCTTATATTGCAGTCTCTTATTAGTTTCATTTCAAAgggattatttttaataacgatacatgtttttgtttttaaaattcgCTTATTGTTCTTTCATCTAAGCAGTACAATAGCGTGTTGTGATTTCTACTTtgattagaaataataataatataaaaaatgcgtTGTTGTAGAACGTAAATTGTTTAGCAAAAAGTTAATTCTTTACATATTCCAGTTAATTCAAATTTACTATTGTGTCACTTGCGATAAACTTAACTAAGCCAACTTAGAAAATAaggacttaaataaataaaataaaaaataaaataaaatagcctttattgctgtttcttaacaaataaacattaaacatattCTTGACATGCCTACTTcctaaaattaaacattctttCTAACTAACTTGGTTGTTATCTATCGGCAACTGGTGTTTCTGTGGAACAGCTTGTCTGTTGACATAGGCCTCCTCTAAAGATTTCCACGCATCTCTGTCTCTAGCTAAACGAGTCCATACTGGACCAGCTATTTTCCGGATATCATCTTCCCATCTTATTGTTTGTCTGCCTCGATTTCTTTTGTTTCCCCTTGGATACCATTCTGTCACTATCTTTGTCCATTTATCTCTATTTTCCCTTAGCATATGCCCAGTCCAACGCCATTTAAGCTGTCGGTAAGTCgtgtgtacatttttaaattttgttttcattttaatttcctgCAGTTTTACTCTATCTCTTctttttatacctaatatacttctttcaattgtattttgacagacttttattttatgttcttgtAGTTCTGTTAATGCCCATGTCTGGCACCCGTAAAGTAAACATGGCATAATGCATATTTCGTACACTTTCTTTTTTGCTGACATTGGCATATCTTTATCTTTCATTATCTCTTTCAGAGACCAAAACCGTTTCCAGGTATTTATTATTCTTCGTTCTATTTCTTTTTCCATGCAATTATCTGTAGATATAAGTTGGCCCAGATATATGTACTCCTTAACATATTCTATTTGTTCGTTATTTACTGTTATTTGTTCGTTGTTTACTGTTTGCTGGGCGTTcgtcataattttagttttagttaggtTCATTGTCAGACCGGCCTTGGCGCTTTCATCAGATAGTTGCTGCAACATTAGTCCCAGCGTTTCGGCGTCTTCTGAGAACAAAACCAAATCATCTGCGAAGCGTAGATGGTTGAGATTCACGCCATTTATGTTGAGGCCGTTTTTAGTCCAGTTTAGATTCCTAAAGATCATCTCAAGCACCGCCGAAAATAATTTAGGCGATATAGGATCTCCTTGACGCACACCTCTTTCAATAGGAAACTCGTTGCCCGTAGATTCAAGTTTAACTTGTGCAGTGCTTgctgtataaacatttttaattattcttatatattttgctGGCACCCTTTGCCTTTCTAGAGCGTCCCATATATACTCATGCTCCAATGTATCGAACGCTTTATTAAAGTCCACAAACCCAAtgtaatacgttttattatattctctaTATTTCTGTAATATCTGTCTTAGAGTGTGTATGTGATCTATGGTCGAAAAATTACTACGAAAACCAGCTTGTTCCTTTGGTTGGTTTTCATCTAGTATATTAGTGATTCTTTGTAGaatgattttagaaaatattttataaatattggacATTAAACTGATCGGCCTGTAGTTTCCTATATCGCCTTTGTCTCCTTTCTTATGTAGCAGTATGATGGTCGATTTAGTCCAGTCTTCTGGGATGGTTTCCGTTTCAAGGATTTCATTGAATAGATCTGTTAGTCTTGGTGCTATCACTGGTAACGTTACTTTTAACAGTTCATTTGTGACCAAATCTGATCCAGGTGCTTTATCTAGTTTTTGTGTTTCAATTGATTTTATGGTTTCCTCCTTAAGGATTGTGTTTATCTCGTCCGTATCTGCcgaattatattcttttattacttGGTCACCTTTACGGCTTTGGTATAAATTTTGGTAGTATTCTGTAGCAATTTGTAGAATTTCGGGTCTTTTGCTGGTCTTTCCCCTgttcttatttttcatatttggaATCCAATCCTTTTTGACACTCATTTCTTTTAGGGCCTTCTTTATTCCGCCTGTTTTTTCTATATGTTTCTTTAGTGTTGCAAACCTTTTTGCTTTCCGTTCTTTTCTTAGTTGTTCGCTTATCTTTTTGCTTAATTCTGCAATTTTTTGGACATTATTATTGTTGCtatgttttctttgttgtaTAAGTTCTTTCCGTTCTTGTAATAATTGCTTACTTCTAAATGATATCGCTGTCTTACTGGTCATATTTGCTTTTTTAGTTTGTGATTTTAGTTGTTTGAGCAATCGGGTGTATTTTTCTTGAGTCGATATACATTCTTTTTCCCTTCCTTGTAAAGATGTCTCAAggttatttagaagtaaatcaGTGTTGCCAATACACTCGATGGCTTTCatattattgtgaaattgtCTTGGTCTTTTAACACGTGTCCCTGATAGTTTAGCTCTAACCAATCTATGATctgtgttaaaattaaaatttcttaagaTAGACAGGTCCTCAAAAACTTTTAAGTTGTTAGACATAACATAGTCGATCTCGTTTTTATGCCGGCCATTAGGAGATATCCATGTCCATTTCTTTGAtggtttctttttgtaaaaactgtttataatgcttaatttattttcaatagcaaAGGACACCAATCGTGAGCCGTTTTTACTTCTATTGCCCCATCCGTGATTTCCTACGGTATATTCTTCTCCCGTTTTCTGTGTGCCAATTTGTCCATTAAAATCTCCCATAACTATTAGGTTTTTTGATTCATTTGCAGCAGTTAATTGTAGGTCTGCgtagaatttttcaatttttgatATGTCTTCTCTTCTATTGGATTCAGTTGGCGAATACGCCTGGATTATTGACCATATTCGGTCTTCTTCACCATCTACAGGTAATAGAATGTTGAGTAATGCGATCCGTTCTGAAATCCCTCTTAATTCCTGTATGTTTTTGGCGAGGTTTCTTTTGATCATAAAGCCGACACCGTATAATCCAGGCGTCTCCCCAATATggtaaagtatgtatttaccaTGGTCTTCAATTCTTTCCCCTAATCTTCTCACTTCGCTAAGACCAATTATGTCCCATTTTATTTCATCCAATGCTAATTCCAATTCTTGTAGTTTTTCAGTGGTTCCTAATGATCGACAGTTTAAAGTGGCGATATATATATCGTTATCGTTACGTTTCTTTTTCTGGTTGTTTATCTTTAGAGGGTCGTGGTCATTTTCCCCCACGAGGACCAGTCGGCTTGGGGGAGGTTGGTAGTTTCTGTATGTTtggttttctatatttttgtgttgttttgtttcccGGTTGCCGATAGTTAATTGTTATTGCCTATTATCCGCCTTGGGGCACGAGAGAGAGTTGGATCTGCCTCTCATCACATCAAAGGCGTTGCGCCTATTTGTATGTGATGGCGTCCAGACTTGCTGTTTTTTAGTTTGTACGTTATCACCCGGTGAATAAGCTTCTCccctttttcttttttcgttacttgcattattttcctttactaCGAGCTTATCGTACCTGAGATATGCGAAATTCCCTTTTATCCTTTCCtctttcaattttgtttgtaacattttcctcTTCTCCAATACTTCTTTAGAATAGTCTTCtgttatatacagggtgtcccaaaactcaacgataatccgagacaggatgaaaggccaagtcataccggttataggaaaaataaaaaaaaaattccatatcacttagttcagcaataatagacacttttcaaaaaagttcaaattccacacccttggtcgcattttcaagtcctgtgatcaccaatgtcacaatttcgctaggtttttttgaatttcgtgatcttaattaaatatgctattgatcgtataacaaattaatgcacaaaacattgttaatttaataaaaaaagttaagttttagtgagtcatctttctcaataatatcgttagtcaactttgacgcttcatactgaaaaaaaaatgtactacactacccttggcaagttatttcaaaagttggcgcatttaatcaagatttgaAAATGGTAtcacacttgccacttttcttgcaattaaaaattttatttttatttgaacgaagagtatcctcgcaaatggatcggacgcagtggtacaattgtatggcctcctcgttctcccgatctaaatccagtagatattttttactgggaatgcataaaagaaaaagtttattcgaaatcaatacaaaatctatcagaacttagccagaaaattgacacagcgtcagaggaaataaatgcaatgaattttgattgactggtgcaaaggtcttttgtaaggcgttgcagagcctgaattcatgctagaggaaaacaattcggaattactttagtttaaggagaataattaaataagatcgatggttcgtttattgtttttttttttaattattataacctattatgtttattacattaaatatttgttatggactgactcaattacctctttactaaaaataattgctttcctctggcacgaatacaggctctgcaacggcgtacaaaagattttttcaccagtcaagcaaaattccttgcatttatttcttctgacgctgtgtcaattttttggcgaagttctgatagattttgtattaatttcgaataaactttttcttttatgcattcccagtaaaaaatatctactggatttacatcgggggaacgaggatgccataaaattgtaccactgcatccgatccatttgcgaggatactcttcgttcaaataaaaataacatttttaatggcaagaaaagtggcaagtgtgaTACCATTTtcaaatcttgattaaatgcgccaacttttgaaataacttgccaagggtagtgtagtacatttttttttcagtatgaagcgtcaaagttgactaacgatatttttgagaaagatgactcactaaaacttaactttttttattaaattaacaatgttttgtgcattaatttgttatacgattaatagcatatttaattaagatcacgaaattaaaaaaaacacagcgaaattgtaacattggtgatcacaggacttgaaaatgcgaccaagggtgtggaatttgaacttttttgaaaagggtctattattgctgaactaagttatatggaacattttttttattttccctataaccggtatgacttggcctttcatcctgtctcggattatcgttgagttttgggacaccctgtatatgtctTTCAGATTTTTCCGAACTCTCATTATCTCAGTTTTCTTCCATGAATTGACAAGAGACAGCAAAACCGGTCTCGGTTTTCTGCCTGGGCTTTTCTTGCCGATGcgaaaaatttgatttatttcaaaatccccaatatttatatttaagtctttattaaatatgttcttCACCACTTCTATTAATCCTGTCGTTGATTCTTCTTCCTCTTgtaatccaaaaataataatgttgtttttcttcttatctctTTTCATATATTCTATCTCTTTCTCAAGGCTTATTACTTTTtcctttaaatctttattttctgcTATAATAGGCTTTATTTTTTCATCCATTTTTTCCATGACTGAATTAGTTATAGACTCCTTCAGTTCAAGCGTCTGTTTCTgcatttcaattttcattttctcaAACAAGATTTCGAATTGATCTTCcatgtttaagttttaatttttgcgTAAAATGAATCGCAGCGGTAGAAATTTTTCGTGTTGGCAACACCGACGCAATGAATGAATGATATCGATCCTGTCAAGTTGACTTGACAGTTGACAGTGTCTACTAATGTCACAATCAATTTCTAACCTCACTTCGGTAATCGTTGGTTTTTATAATcagtttttctttttctcaC
Protein-coding regions in this window:
- the LOC142983115 gene encoding uncharacterized protein LOC142983115, whose translation is MEDQFEILFEKMKIEMQKQTLELKESITNSVMEKMDEKIKPIIAENKDLKEKVISLEKEIEYMKRDKKKNNIIIFGLQEEEESTTGLIEVVKNIFNKDLNINIGDFEINQIFRIGKKSPGRKPRPVLLSLVNSWKKTEIMRVRKNLKDIYRFWDTLYITEDYSKEVLEKRKMLQTKLKEERIKGNFAYLRYDKLVVKENNASNEKRKRGEAYSPGDNVQTKKQQVWTPSHTNRRNAFDVMRGRSNSLSCPKADNRQ